A window of the Halopseudomonas phragmitis genome harbors these coding sequences:
- the creC gene encoding two-component system sensor histidine kinase CreC: MSLSIRILVAWFVLAGLATLLFLNSILNQLPSSVRQASEEVLVDSANLLAEAAGLHWEQGFAQGTPFAEALQRYQQRPLDAHIWSRQKTRTELIVYLTDSQGRVLLHSDPALVGEDFSSWRDVALTLRGEYGARTSRADPEDEATTFMHVAAPVFNAGELVGVLTLAQPTASLQPFITLAHGYFWKRGGLILLGALLLGAALSIWITRSIRRLVEYVERVRHGERISAPRLGERELDRLARATEAMRAEIDGKAYVEQYVHTLTHEMKSPLSAIRGAAELLQETNVPEQARQRFLSNIDSESQRLQRLVDRLLSLASVEKRQHLEHPERLDLAALAERELESKRPQIERKQLTLHQQQTGDCQLEGEAFLLEQTISNLLDNAIEFSLPGGLILLQLSANEQQVRLTVSNDGPPVPDYALERVFERFYSLPRPDGQRKSTGLGLSFVREVAQLHQGKISLRNRPTGGVEVELELPRHPPVGGRRAQA, from the coding sequence ATGAGCCTGAGTATTCGCATTCTGGTCGCCTGGTTCGTGCTCGCCGGGCTGGCCACGCTGCTGTTTCTCAACAGCATCCTAAACCAGTTGCCCTCGTCGGTGCGCCAGGCCAGTGAAGAAGTCCTGGTCGACAGCGCCAACCTGCTGGCCGAAGCCGCTGGCCTGCACTGGGAGCAGGGCTTTGCCCAGGGCACACCGTTCGCTGAGGCCTTGCAGCGCTACCAGCAGCGCCCGCTGGATGCGCACATCTGGTCGCGGCAAAAGACCCGCACCGAACTGATCGTTTACCTGACCGACAGCCAGGGCCGGGTACTGCTGCACAGTGACCCGGCTCTGGTCGGCGAGGATTTCTCTAGCTGGCGTGACGTCGCCCTGACCCTGCGCGGTGAATACGGCGCACGCACCAGCCGGGCCGACCCCGAGGACGAAGCAACCACCTTCATGCATGTCGCAGCCCCGGTGTTCAATGCCGGCGAGCTGGTCGGGGTACTGACCCTGGCCCAGCCGACCGCCAGCCTGCAGCCCTTCATCACCCTGGCGCACGGCTACTTCTGGAAGCGCGGCGGTCTGATCCTGCTCGGTGCGCTGCTGCTGGGGGCGGCTCTGTCGATCTGGATTACCCGCTCAATCCGCCGTCTGGTCGAGTATGTCGAACGGGTGCGCCACGGTGAGCGCATCAGCGCGCCGCGGCTTGGCGAGCGCGAACTCGACCGCCTGGCTCGGGCTACCGAGGCGATGCGCGCGGAAATCGACGGCAAGGCCTATGTCGAGCAGTACGTGCATACCCTGACCCACGAGATGAAATCACCGCTCTCGGCGATCCGCGGCGCAGCCGAACTGCTGCAGGAAACCAATGTACCTGAGCAGGCCCGGCAGCGCTTTCTGAGCAACATCGACAGCGAATCACAACGTCTGCAACGACTGGTGGACCGGCTGCTGTCGCTGGCCAGTGTGGAGAAACGCCAGCATCTGGAGCACCCCGAACGCCTGGATCTGGCAGCACTTGCCGAACGCGAACTGGAGTCCAAGCGCCCGCAGATCGAACGCAAGCAGCTCACCCTGCACCAGCAGCAAACCGGGGATTGCCAACTCGAGGGCGAAGCCTTCCTGCTCGAACAGACCATCAGCAACCTGCTCGACAATGCCATCGAGTTCAGCCTGCCGGGCGGTCTGATCCTGTTGCAGTTGAGCGCGAATGAGCAGCAGGTTCGGCTGACAGTAAGCAACGACGGTCCGCCAGTGCCTGACTATGCCCTGGAGCGGGTTTTTGAACGCTTCTATTCACTGCCGCGTCCGGACGGGCAGCGCAAGAGTACCGGACTGGGTCTGAGCTTTGTCAGGGAAGTGGCGCAACTGCATCAGGGCAAAATCAGCCTGCGCAACCGGCCAACAGGCGGGGTTGAGGTGGAGCTGGAGCTGCCACGCCACCCGCCAGTCGGCGGGCGGCGTGCACAGGCTTAG
- the creB gene encoding two-component system response regulator CreB — translation MGDRILIIEDEPAIADALLYALGTEGFEPHWCALASDGMAWLQQQPVDLVVLDVGLPDESGFELCRRIRRFSNVPVMFLTARKEEVDRIVGLEIGADDYVVKPFSPREISARVRAILRRTRVQPEPEPSTESSLFEHDPARRRIRYHQQWLELTRYEYLILAALLRHPEHVLSREQLMDAAWDDPGASLDRVIDTHIKGIRVKLKQVLPDIDPITTHRGLGYSLDPQARQRRA, via the coding sequence ATGGGCGACAGGATTTTGATCATCGAGGACGAGCCGGCCATTGCCGATGCCCTGCTTTATGCCCTCGGCACCGAAGGTTTCGAGCCGCACTGGTGTGCGCTGGCCAGTGACGGCATGGCCTGGCTGCAACAGCAGCCGGTGGACCTGGTGGTACTGGATGTTGGCCTGCCGGATGAAAGCGGTTTCGAGTTGTGCCGCCGGATTCGGCGTTTCTCCAATGTACCGGTGATGTTCCTGACTGCTCGCAAGGAGGAAGTCGACCGCATCGTTGGACTGGAAATCGGTGCCGACGATTACGTGGTCAAGCCGTTCAGCCCGCGCGAGATTTCCGCCCGGGTACGCGCCATCCTGCGCCGCACCCGGGTGCAGCCCGAGCCCGAACCCAGCACCGAGAGCAGCCTGTTCGAACATGACCCCGCTCGCCGGCGCATTCGCTACCACCAGCAGTGGCTGGAACTGACCCGTTACGAATATCTGATTCTCGCCGCCCTGCTGCGTCACCCCGAACACGTACTCAGTCGCGAGCAGTTGATGGACGCTGCCTGGGATGACCCCGGCGCCAGCCTCGATCGGGTGATCGACACTCACATCAAGGGCATCAGGGTCAAACTGAAACAGGTCCTGCCCGATATCGACCCGATCACCACCCATCGCGGCCTGGGCTACAGCCTTGATCCGCAGGCCCGGCAGCGCCGCGCATGA
- a CDS encoding class GN sortase — MRKLLIASLLLGALALSGQALWLQAKAELAQWLIARAWQQQLAEGVAVKPWSWADTWPVARLITPQGQDHYVLAGVSGQALAFGPGQLDNGVTPGQLGTLLLAGHQDSHFAFLQQLKPGEIVQIEATDGRRYRYRVGQSDVVDSRHQQIELQHDQAELRLVTCYPFSALTSGGPLRYVVSAWLEHE; from the coding sequence ATGCGTAAGCTGCTGATCGCCAGCCTGCTGCTCGGTGCCCTGGCGCTGAGCGGCCAGGCGCTGTGGCTGCAGGCCAAGGCCGAGCTGGCGCAGTGGCTGATCGCACGGGCCTGGCAACAACAACTGGCCGAGGGGGTGGCCGTCAAACCCTGGTCCTGGGCTGATACCTGGCCGGTTGCACGGCTGATCACACCCCAGGGTCAGGATCACTATGTACTCGCTGGCGTCAGCGGCCAGGCCCTGGCCTTCGGCCCCGGCCAACTCGACAACGGCGTGACCCCCGGCCAACTGGGCACCCTACTGCTGGCCGGGCATCAGGATAGTCACTTCGCCTTTTTGCAGCAGCTCAAGCCCGGAGAGATAGTGCAGATCGAAGCCACCGATGGCCGCCGCTACCGCTACCGCGTCGGCCAAAGCGACGTAGTCGACAGCCGCCACCAGCAGATTGAGCTACAACATGACCAGGCCGAGCTGCGCCTGGTCACCTGTTACCCATTTTCTGCCCTGACCAGCGGCGGCCCGTTGCGCTATGTGGTCAGTGCCTGGCTGGAGCACGAATGA
- a CDS encoding marine proteobacterial sortase target protein, which produces MQSRFGWLFIISLLFTLPPAQAQESRTALLDQAGTGVFLLRNDNQSAWEPALLLNTEMEVTISGPLARVRIRQRFSNPGLAFAEGLYVLPTSENAAVHGMQLEIGERRIIGQIREKQQARQAYEQARASGQRAGLVEQRRPNLFSTSVANIEAGQSIAVTLEYTELLVPDAGRFNLRLPLTMTPRYTPAPQPSDNPVPVVHPYTAVEGPIVEGLWRDGPSHQARLDIYLDAGMPLDSIHSPSHQLDHDYDGRGYRIQLAHNPVIMDSDFILEWALPADIGNQAAVFSETLDDGHYALLMLSPAERPVSHVRQPREVLLIVDTSGSMQGERMRQARQSLLHALDRLQPEDRFNLFEFNHQHSQLFRQPVPADATHLAMARDWVNALYASGGTEMLPVLRDALSQPSEPGYLRQLIFITDGSVSNEQEVLTMIQRRLHNARLFTVGIGAAPNSYLLRKAAEIGRGQFTPVNDRDGVASSINRLFEKLESPVLTDLRLELEDGIQAQIWPERLPDLYAGQPLVVALKLNRLPESITLHGHQPEPWQQQLWLPEAQQSPGTAKLWARSKIESLMDRLVQGAAEAEVREAVLEVALQHQLMSRYTSFIAIEETPVRSPDEELLSQQIPNLNPADHHLYPQTSLGLLRLWSLALLLFAAALALLIRRRPAHA; this is translated from the coding sequence ATGCAATCCAGATTCGGATGGTTATTCATTATCAGCCTGCTATTTACCCTGCCCCCGGCTCAGGCTCAGGAGTCGCGCACAGCGTTGCTTGATCAGGCCGGGACCGGGGTATTTCTACTGCGCAACGACAACCAGTCGGCCTGGGAACCAGCGCTGCTGCTTAATACCGAAATGGAAGTCACCATCAGCGGCCCGTTGGCCCGGGTAAGAATTCGCCAACGCTTCAGCAATCCCGGGCTGGCCTTTGCCGAAGGCCTGTATGTACTGCCCACGTCCGAGAATGCCGCAGTGCACGGCATGCAACTGGAAATCGGCGAGCGCCGGATCATCGGTCAGATCAGGGAAAAACAGCAGGCGCGGCAGGCCTATGAACAGGCCCGGGCCAGTGGCCAGCGCGCTGGTCTGGTCGAACAGCGTCGGCCCAACCTGTTCAGCACTTCGGTAGCCAATATCGAGGCCGGCCAGAGCATTGCCGTGACGTTGGAATACACCGAGCTGCTGGTTCCCGATGCCGGGCGCTTCAATCTGCGCCTGCCGCTGACCATGACCCCACGCTACACCCCCGCCCCGCAACCGAGCGACAACCCCGTGCCCGTCGTACACCCGTACACCGCCGTGGAAGGCCCGATCGTTGAAGGCCTGTGGCGTGACGGGCCATCGCACCAGGCGCGCCTGGATATCTATCTGGACGCCGGCATGCCGCTGGACAGCATCCACAGCCCCAGCCACCAGCTCGACCATGACTATGATGGCCGTGGCTACCGGATTCAACTGGCCCACAATCCAGTGATCATGGACAGCGACTTCATCCTCGAATGGGCCCTGCCGGCCGATATTGGCAACCAGGCCGCGGTATTCAGCGAAACCCTGGACGACGGCCACTACGCCCTGCTGATGCTGTCGCCAGCCGAGCGCCCGGTCAGTCACGTACGCCAGCCTCGTGAAGTGTTGCTGATCGTCGACACCTCCGGCTCGATGCAGGGTGAGCGGATGCGCCAGGCCCGTCAGAGCCTGCTGCATGCCCTGGACCGGCTGCAACCGGAAGACCGCTTCAATCTGTTCGAATTCAACCACCAGCACAGCCAGCTGTTCCGCCAGCCGGTGCCCGCAGATGCCACACACCTGGCCATGGCCCGCGACTGGGTCAACGCCCTGTACGCTTCGGGCGGCACCGAGATGCTGCCGGTCCTGCGCGATGCCCTGAGCCAACCCAGCGAGCCGGGCTACCTGCGCCAACTGATCTTCATAACCGACGGCTCTGTCAGCAATGAACAGGAAGTACTGACCATGATCCAGCGGCGACTGCACAATGCCCGGTTGTTCACCGTCGGTATTGGTGCCGCCCCCAACAGCTACCTGCTGCGCAAGGCCGCCGAGATCGGCCGCGGCCAATTCACTCCGGTCAATGACCGCGACGGCGTGGCCAGTTCGATCAACCGGCTGTTCGAAAAACTCGAATCCCCCGTACTGACTGATCTGCGCCTCGAACTGGAAGACGGCATTCAGGCGCAAATCTGGCCCGAGCGGCTGCCTGACCTGTACGCCGGCCAACCGCTGGTGGTAGCGCTGAAACTCAACCGTCTGCCCGAGTCCATCACCCTGCACGGTCACCAGCCAGAACCCTGGCAGCAACAACTGTGGCTGCCAGAAGCACAGCAGAGTCCGGGCACGGCCAAGCTCTGGGCCCGCAGCAAAATCGAATCGCTGATGGACCGGCTGGTTCAGGGTGCGGCCGAGGCCGAGGTACGTGAAGCGGTGCTTGAGGTTGCCCTGCAGCACCAGTTGATGAGTCGTTACACAAGCTTCATCGCTATCGAAGAAACTCCGGTGCGCAGCCCTGATGAGGAGTTGCTGAGCCAGCAGATCCCCAATCTGAACCCGGCCGATCATCACCTGTACCCGCAAACCTCGCTGGGTTTGCTGCGCCTGTGGTCACTGGCCCTGCTGCTGTTCGCTGCTGCTCTGGCTCTGCTGATCCGTCGCAGGCCCGCCCATGCGTAA
- a CDS encoding thymidine phosphorylase family protein yields the protein MTQVSNSSDSPQPLRLRRVGIDTYRENVAYLHRECELYRAEGFQALAKVEVRGNGRRILASLNVVDDDNIVDCGQLGLSEDAFAQLGLAEGYAVSVSQAEPARSIPALHRKIAGERLSRKDFGAIVEDIAAHRYSKIELTAFVVACNQGELDREEVFYLSDAMSRVGRRLDWHEHPVVDKHCIGGIPGNRTSMLVVPIVAAHGMLCPKTSSRAITSPAGTADTMEVLANVELPFDDLRDLVHTHRGCLAWGGTSDLSPADDVLIAVERPLSIDSPGQMVASILSKKVSAGSTHLLLDIPVGPTAKVRSMPEARRLRKLFEFVAGRMGLHLEVVITDGRQPIGRGIGPVLEARDVMQVLLNHPQAPDDLRLKSLRLAGRMLEFDPDVRGGEGFAIARDILGSSRALEKMQAIIAAQGAKLFDPEQPPLAPLGFEVTAATDGVVIAIDNLQLARIARLAGAPGAQGAGVDMLVRLGDSVARDQPLYRVYAAYPTELQFARQASERFTGFMIGRAEELVDLNVEF from the coding sequence ATGACTCAGGTTTCCAATAGCAGTGACAGCCCGCAACCGTTGCGCTTGCGTCGTGTCGGGATCGACACTTACCGCGAGAACGTTGCCTACCTGCACCGTGAGTGCGAGTTGTATCGTGCCGAGGGTTTTCAGGCCCTGGCCAAGGTTGAGGTCCGCGGCAATGGCCGGCGGATTCTCGCCAGCCTCAATGTGGTGGATGACGACAATATCGTTGACTGTGGCCAACTGGGTCTGTCGGAGGATGCCTTCGCCCAGTTGGGCTTGGCTGAAGGCTATGCGGTCAGCGTTTCGCAGGCCGAACCGGCCCGTTCGATTCCGGCCCTGCACCGCAAGATCGCGGGTGAGCGTCTGAGTCGCAAGGACTTTGGCGCCATTGTCGAGGACATCGCCGCCCATCGTTACTCGAAGATTGAATTGACCGCCTTTGTGGTGGCCTGCAACCAGGGCGAACTGGACCGTGAGGAAGTGTTCTACCTCAGCGATGCCATGAGCCGGGTTGGTCGTCGTCTGGACTGGCATGAGCACCCGGTGGTCGACAAGCACTGCATTGGCGGTATACCCGGCAATCGCACTTCGATGCTGGTGGTGCCGATCGTTGCAGCACACGGCATGCTGTGCCCCAAGACCTCGTCACGGGCGATTACCTCGCCGGCCGGCACCGCCGACACCATGGAAGTGCTGGCCAATGTCGAGTTGCCGTTCGATGACCTGCGTGATCTGGTGCATACCCATCGCGGCTGTCTGGCCTGGGGTGGTACCAGCGATCTGTCGCCGGCCGACGATGTGCTGATTGCGGTCGAGCGCCCGCTGTCGATCGACTCGCCCGGGCAGATGGTGGCGTCTATCCTGTCGAAGAAGGTGTCGGCCGGCTCGACCCATCTGCTGCTGGATATCCCGGTCGGGCCGACTGCCAAGGTGCGCTCGATGCCGGAAGCGCGCCGCCTGCGCAAGCTGTTCGAGTTCGTTGCCGGACGTATGGGGCTGCATCTGGAGGTGGTGATTACCGATGGCCGGCAGCCGATTGGTCGAGGCATTGGTCCGGTGCTGGAGGCGCGGGATGTGATGCAGGTGCTGCTCAATCACCCGCAGGCACCAGATGATTTGCGGCTGAAGTCCTTGCGTCTGGCCGGACGGATGCTCGAGTTCGACCCCGATGTGCGAGGCGGCGAGGGCTTTGCCATTGCCCGCGACATTCTCGGCTCCAGCCGGGCGTTGGAGAAAATGCAGGCGATTATCGCGGCTCAGGGGGCGAAGCTGTTCGATCCTGAACAGCCGCCTCTGGCGCCACTGGGCTTTGAGGTCACGGCGGCGACCGATGGTGTGGTGATCGCGATCGACAACCTGCAACTGGCGCGCATCGCCCGGCTGGCCGGGGCCCCCGGGGCCCAGGGGGCCGGAGTCGATATGCTGGTGCGGCTGGGTGACAGCGTTGCGCGTGACCAGCCACTGTACCGGGTATACGCGGCCTATCCGACCGAACTGCAATTCGCCCGCCAGGCCAGCGAACGCTTTACTGGCTTCATGATTGGTCGGGCCGAGGAACTGGTGGATCTGAATGTGGAGTTCTGA
- a CDS encoding ribose-phosphate diphosphokinase: MDTLLLFFADEQAPARRLAEAAGLACAEVISHRFPDQELRLTLPFSQGQELPGTLVLYRSLDRPNDKLVELLLIARHARQLGIARLVLVAPYLAYMRQDIAFNPGEIVSQTIVGGFLGELFDAVITVDPHLHRISHLQQAIPREQAIALSGAPRLAELIAGRRDNPLLVGPDAESAQWVESAARRQGFDYGVCLKVRHGDRQVEIQLPDIPLQGRAVVLMDDVASSGHTLARAAEQLLAAGAVSVDVAVTHALFAEDALDVIRAAGIGEVWSTDCIAHPSNAITMAPVLAASLKQVLAVGGKP, translated from the coding sequence ATGGATACCTTGCTGTTATTTTTTGCCGATGAGCAGGCGCCCGCCCGGCGCCTGGCTGAAGCCGCCGGGCTGGCCTGTGCCGAGGTCATCAGCCACCGCTTCCCTGACCAGGAACTACGGCTTACCCTGCCGTTTTCCCAAGGCCAGGAGCTGCCTGGTACTCTGGTGCTTTATCGCAGCCTGGATCGACCTAATGACAAATTGGTCGAGCTGCTGCTGATCGCCCGGCATGCCCGTCAGCTCGGGATTGCCCGGCTGGTGCTGGTGGCACCCTATCTGGCCTATATGCGCCAGGACATCGCTTTCAATCCCGGTGAAATCGTCAGCCAGACCATTGTTGGCGGCTTTCTCGGTGAGTTGTTCGATGCTGTGATTACGGTCGACCCACACCTGCACCGGATCAGTCATTTACAGCAGGCTATCCCCCGTGAGCAGGCCATTGCCCTGTCGGGCGCACCGCGACTGGCTGAGCTGATTGCCGGGCGGCGTGACAACCCGCTGCTGGTTGGCCCCGATGCCGAGTCGGCCCAGTGGGTCGAAAGCGCAGCTCGGCGCCAGGGCTTTGACTATGGCGTCTGCCTGAAGGTCCGCCACGGTGATCGGCAGGTTGAAATTCAGCTACCGGATATCCCGCTGCAGGGGCGGGCGGTGGTGCTGATGGATGATGTGGCCAGTTCCGGGCATACCCTGGCCCGGGCCGCAGAGCAGTTATTGGCTGCGGGTGCGGTGTCGGTGGACGTGGCGGTTACCCACGCGCTGTTTGCCGAGGATGCCCTGGACGTGATCCGGGCTGCTGGGATTGGCGAGGTCTGGAGTACTGACTGCATCGCCCACCCGAGCAATGCCATCACCATGGCGCCCGTGCTGGCGGCCAGTCTCAAGCAGGTGCTGGCTGTTGGCGGAAAGCCTTAG
- a CDS encoding MFS transporter, translating into MRGNPIPALALATCAVGTQTFVFAGLLIELAADLDINVATAGYLAVAYAITYALTAPLIALKTGRLERRRMLWLALLGLSLINLLAALAGSFSELIGLRILAGLAATLVMPVVPPIIAALLPVEKRGQALAMVTGGMVLAFLLGMPLGSLIGQWFDWRATFLLAAVLCLAAALINRLSLPVVQSEDGAGWHLLAHGWQPDIRRLLLMSLAAFSATFCVIPYIAPVMQNIVGSTEQVALSQMLVGVGALIGITIAARLGNTSSPNRVLVRIFMIIAMTQVLYSVAMLVFPEQGLVSWLSLGAAVLFGAAALFALTPLVQAQLLEAAPGARQVTVALNGSVMFLGQGLGAALGAWVSQLLSLQLLGLTGMLVALLGALCAWQWQTPNAEPVMEKS; encoded by the coding sequence ATGCGCGGCAACCCCATCCCGGCTTTGGCGCTGGCCACCTGCGCAGTCGGCACACAAACTTTCGTGTTTGCCGGCCTGCTGATCGAACTGGCCGCCGACCTCGACATCAACGTGGCCACAGCCGGTTATCTGGCCGTGGCCTATGCCATCACCTATGCCCTGACCGCACCGCTGATTGCCCTTAAGACCGGACGTCTGGAGCGGCGGCGGATGCTCTGGCTGGCGCTGCTCGGGCTGAGCCTGATCAATCTTCTGGCAGCGCTGGCCGGCAGTTTTAGCGAACTGATCGGCCTGCGAATTCTGGCCGGGCTGGCGGCCACCCTGGTAATGCCAGTGGTGCCACCGATTATCGCTGCGCTGCTGCCGGTGGAAAAACGCGGCCAGGCTCTGGCCATGGTGACCGGTGGCATGGTCCTGGCCTTCCTGCTCGGCATGCCGCTGGGCAGCCTGATCGGCCAATGGTTCGACTGGCGCGCGACGTTTCTGCTGGCCGCAGTGCTGTGTCTGGCCGCTGCACTGATCAACCGCTTGAGCTTGCCGGTAGTGCAAAGCGAGGATGGTGCCGGCTGGCATCTGCTGGCCCATGGCTGGCAACCCGATATCCGCCGCCTGCTGCTGATGAGCCTGGCAGCGTTCAGCGCCACGTTCTGCGTAATTCCCTATATCGCCCCGGTCATGCAGAACATAGTCGGCAGCACCGAGCAGGTGGCACTCTCGCAAATGCTGGTTGGCGTCGGTGCCCTGATCGGCATCACCATTGCCGCCCGGCTTGGCAACACTTCCAGCCCGAACCGGGTGCTGGTGCGGATTTTCATGATCATCGCCATGACCCAGGTGTTGTACTCAGTTGCCATGCTGGTGTTCCCCGAGCAGGGGCTGGTCAGTTGGCTGAGCCTGGGGGCCGCTGTGTTGTTCGGCGCAGCCGCACTGTTCGCCTTGACACCACTGGTCCAGGCCCAGCTGCTCGAGGCCGCACCGGGGGCGCGTCAGGTCACGGTCGCGTTGAATGGCTCGGTGATGTTTCTCGGCCAGGGTTTGGGGGCAGCACTGGGCGCCTGGGTCAGCCAGTTGCTCAGTCTGCAGCTACTCGGCCTGACCGGCATGCTGGTGGCGCTGCTCGGGGCGCTCTGTGCCTGGCAGTGGCAGACACCGAATGCCGAACCGGTTATGGAAAAAAGCTAA
- a CDS encoding alpha/beta hydrolase, producing MNSIRLSRNARLGMVKTLSAVFPGYFGALGARQFVRPRQRPRQRPQPRHWHQAFDGFERLTESLGEQQIPLWTRGQGPVVLLVHGWEADHYAMGGFVQPLLDAGYQVAALDLPAHGLASGREGPLPLLAQAISRIGQRLGPLHAVIAHSIGGASSALAMQAYGLESRRLVLIGAPHAVRYQAQALARMQGLSQRAINRMEQHMQQVLGAPLDQFEVPRALAGLEQTAVMLVHAKDDPVVPISAAQANAASCSPKTLWLENGGHNRPLGDQVVIRAVMSFLKTSQRRNRYPAGLRYHAGQLHERQESLTRLSEQG from the coding sequence ATGAACAGTATTCGCCTCAGTCGTAACGCCCGTCTGGGCATGGTCAAAACTCTTTCGGCCGTGTTTCCGGGCTATTTTGGCGCCCTTGGTGCCCGCCAGTTCGTACGCCCGCGTCAGCGCCCGCGTCAGCGCCCGCAACCACGCCACTGGCATCAGGCTTTCGACGGCTTCGAGCGATTGACCGAGTCCCTTGGCGAGCAGCAGATACCGCTCTGGACCCGAGGCCAGGGGCCGGTGGTCCTGCTGGTCCATGGCTGGGAAGCGGATCACTACGCCATGGGCGGTTTCGTTCAACCATTACTGGACGCCGGTTACCAGGTTGCAGCCCTGGATCTGCCGGCCCACGGGCTGGCCAGCGGTCGCGAGGGGCCACTACCTTTGTTGGCTCAGGCAATCAGCCGTATCGGCCAGCGCCTGGGCCCGCTGCATGCGGTGATTGCCCACTCGATCGGCGGCGCCAGCAGCGCTCTGGCCATGCAGGCCTATGGTCTGGAATCCCGCCGGCTGGTATTGATCGGCGCACCGCATGCCGTGCGTTATCAGGCCCAGGCCCTGGCCCGGATGCAGGGCCTGTCACAGCGGGCGATCAACCGCATGGAGCAGCATATGCAGCAGGTACTGGGCGCTCCCCTCGACCAGTTTGAAGTACCAAGGGCCCTGGCCGGCCTGGAGCAAACCGCGGTGATGCTGGTGCATGCCAAAGACGACCCGGTAGTACCGATCAGCGCGGCGCAAGCCAATGCCGCCAGTTGCTCTCCCAAGACCCTGTGGCTGGAAAACGGCGGCCACAACCGCCCGTTGGGCGATCAGGTGGTGATCAGGGCAGTGATGAGCTTTCTCAAGACCAGCCAGCGCCGCAACCGCTATCCGGCCGGATTGCGTTACCATGCCGGACAGTTGCATGAACGTCAGGAGTCCCTGACCCGCCTGTCAGAACAAGGATAA
- a CDS encoding TetR/AcrR family transcriptional regulator, with the protein MDTKTQILSTAADLLQRQSLNGFSLQDIADRVGIRKASLFHHYRNKDALVADVIDTSIQALRRHIDAQQGQPAARQLEAFFAIYLNSIGPGRRLCPVGGVLGDWDHLDQQLRQRAQRLLDLQHDWLTGIALSGQCAENSEQAGRWAERVLMLVQGGLFLSRVKGSPLPIEQAISEVRRELKR; encoded by the coding sequence ATGGATACCAAAACCCAAATTCTCAGCACCGCCGCCGACCTGCTTCAGCGCCAGTCGCTCAACGGCTTCAGCCTGCAGGACATCGCCGACCGTGTAGGCATTCGCAAGGCCAGCCTGTTCCACCACTACCGGAACAAGGATGCCCTGGTGGCCGATGTAATCGACACCAGTATTCAGGCCCTGCGCCGCCACATTGATGCCCAGCAAGGGCAACCGGCAGCCCGGCAGTTGGAGGCGTTTTTCGCCATCTACCTCAACAGCATCGGCCCGGGCCGGCGCCTGTGCCCGGTAGGTGGAGTACTGGGCGACTGGGACCACCTGGATCAGCAACTGCGTCAGCGCGCCCAGCGCCTGCTGGACTTGCAGCATGACTGGCTGACCGGGATTGCCCTGAGCGGTCAGTGCGCTGAAAACAGCGAACAGGCCGGGCGTTGGGCTGAGCGGGTGCTGATGCTGGTCCAGGGCGGGTTGTTTCTGTCGCGGGTCAAGGGCAGCCCCCTGCCGATTGAGCAGGCCATCAGCGAAGTACGCCGCGAACTCAAACGTTGA
- a CDS encoding CBS domain-containing protein — MLVKDIMKSNAVTISLLNVYDICAKPALIVSRELDVKYVAKLMVNMSLPRILVSSANELVGIITMNDIVGAILEMADGEA; from the coding sequence ATGCTAGTCAAGGACATCATGAAGTCCAACGCCGTCACCATCTCCTTGCTCAACGTTTACGACATCTGCGCCAAGCCGGCACTGATTGTCTCACGCGAACTGGACGTGAAGTACGTGGCAAAGCTCATGGTCAACATGAGCCTGCCACGGATTCTGGTCAGCAGCGCCAACGAACTGGTCGGGATCATCACCATGAACGACATTGTCGGGGCGATTCTGGAGATGGCCGACGGGGAGGCCTGA